One region of Aminobacterium colombiense DSM 12261 genomic DNA includes:
- a CDS encoding DUF3536 domain-containing protein, with amino-acid sequence MKYVCVHGHFYQPPRENPWLGDVELQESAAPWHDWNERITAECYAPNMAARILGEDGKIVKIISNYERMSFNVGPTLLQWMERHAPETYDGLLEADHRGKERFSNHGPALAQVYNHMIMPLASKRDKITQVLWGLQDFSSRFGRFPEGMWLPETAVDIETLEVLASEGLRFTILAPHQAKAWKMISESWWHETDQRPMETCYPYLCNLPSGRSLAIFFYDDLLAKDIAFGPLLKNGALLAQRLLLSIEKNSEENPLAHVATDGETFGHHHKYGDMALAWCLDHIEHGENARLTVYGEYLEKFPPRREVRIRQNTSWSCVHGVKRWYEDCGCHSGLHPGWNQKWRQPLRAALDWLREKIDGFYEKEGAFLFSDPWKTRDLYVQCFFYDSTTGRHEFLRSSSLRNLSTEEKVRALKLLEMERSAMFMYTSCGWFFDEISGLEALQILLYAYHALTSLEELSGEKIKDDFIDLLERAPSNIEEFKNGGRIFDFFVAPSHVDFLRVGGHYAVQALFQEKVTESESFSLCNYRIKPERSLFLEEGRENLVMGEASLSHVLTGEDKRVFFSACHRGDHKVLCGVRAASDQEEISTWERSIQTHFPQKIESVFVELFGHRTYSLRHLFKDGQRQIMHFVMERDVARIENYLKSVVRDYDDLLTFMGLIRMPLPEALSGAAEVVLNGDLRRIIWEAEPDLEQVEKRLDQAFAWQVEINIGELQHHLRGRIEKEMAFLSEQAERNLQQGYLVRIEKMLGFVRRHHWDVNLWKAQNIYASISDPNILEHPVFKHIGNLLNMRLGLHK; translated from the coding sequence ATGAAATACGTTTGTGTGCACGGTCATTTTTATCAGCCGCCAAGGGAAAATCCGTGGCTTGGAGATGTGGAGCTTCAGGAATCAGCAGCTCCCTGGCATGATTGGAATGAACGGATTACAGCGGAGTGCTATGCTCCAAATATGGCGGCGAGAATTCTTGGCGAAGATGGAAAGATTGTCAAAATCATCTCGAATTATGAGCGAATGAGCTTTAATGTAGGGCCAACACTTTTGCAGTGGATGGAAAGGCACGCTCCTGAAACATATGATGGATTGCTTGAAGCCGACCATCGGGGGAAGGAACGATTTTCAAATCACGGACCGGCTTTGGCCCAAGTCTACAACCATATGATTATGCCCCTGGCATCGAAGAGGGATAAAATTACCCAGGTCCTTTGGGGACTTCAGGATTTTTCCAGCCGTTTTGGCAGATTCCCTGAAGGGATGTGGCTCCCAGAAACCGCAGTGGATATAGAAACGTTAGAAGTGCTGGCTTCAGAAGGCCTTCGCTTCACCATATTGGCCCCCCACCAGGCGAAAGCATGGAAAATGATCAGCGAGTCCTGGTGGCATGAAACGGACCAGAGGCCTATGGAGACGTGTTATCCTTATCTTTGCAACCTCCCTTCAGGGCGAAGTTTGGCAATCTTTTTCTACGATGACCTTTTGGCCAAGGACATAGCTTTTGGCCCTCTCCTGAAGAACGGAGCCCTTTTGGCTCAGCGGCTGCTTTTGTCCATAGAGAAAAACAGTGAAGAAAACCCTCTCGCCCATGTCGCAACAGATGGAGAAACCTTTGGACATCACCATAAATATGGCGATATGGCTTTAGCCTGGTGTCTTGATCATATAGAACACGGGGAGAATGCAAGGCTTACAGTCTACGGAGAATACCTTGAAAAATTTCCGCCCCGACGGGAAGTGCGGATTCGGCAAAACACGTCGTGGAGTTGCGTCCACGGCGTTAAGCGATGGTATGAGGATTGCGGCTGCCATAGCGGTCTCCATCCCGGCTGGAATCAAAAATGGCGTCAGCCTTTGCGGGCTGCCCTGGACTGGCTGCGAGAAAAGATTGATGGTTTTTATGAAAAGGAAGGGGCTTTCCTTTTTTCTGATCCCTGGAAAACAAGGGATCTTTACGTACAGTGCTTTTTCTATGATTCCACGACGGGACGCCATGAGTTTCTTAGGTCATCTTCTCTCCGGAATTTGTCCACTGAAGAAAAAGTGAGGGCTTTGAAGCTCCTTGAGATGGAGAGAAGCGCCATGTTTATGTATACTAGCTGTGGCTGGTTCTTCGATGAGATATCCGGGCTGGAGGCCCTTCAAATTCTTTTATATGCGTACCATGCCTTGACCAGTCTGGAAGAATTGTCAGGAGAAAAAATCAAAGACGATTTTATTGACCTCCTTGAAAGGGCACCGAGCAACATCGAGGAATTCAAAAACGGGGGCAGGATCTTTGATTTTTTCGTGGCCCCTTCCCATGTTGACTTTTTGAGGGTTGGAGGCCATTATGCTGTACAGGCTCTTTTTCAGGAAAAGGTGACAGAGAGTGAATCTTTTTCCCTTTGCAACTACCGGATAAAACCTGAACGATCGTTATTTCTTGAAGAAGGCAGAGAAAACCTTGTTATGGGAGAAGCCTCTCTTTCTCATGTTTTGACAGGGGAAGATAAGCGCGTTTTCTTTTCCGCCTGTCATAGAGGGGACCACAAAGTTCTCTGCGGAGTGAGGGCTGCTTCTGACCAGGAAGAGATATCAACATGGGAACGGTCTATTCAAACTCATTTTCCTCAAAAGATCGAAAGTGTTTTCGTAGAACTCTTTGGCCATAGGACCTATTCTCTTCGCCACCTTTTTAAAGACGGACAACGTCAGATCATGCATTTTGTCATGGAGAGAGATGTGGCCCGCATTGAAAATTACCTGAAAAGCGTTGTGCGTGATTACGACGACCTCCTTACCTTTATGGGTCTTATCCGCATGCCGCTGCCCGAAGCATTATCAGGGGCGGCGGAAGTTGTCCTGAACGGGGATTTGCGAAGAATCATCTGGGAAGCCGAACCAGATCTGGAGCAGGTAGAAAAACGTCTTGACCAGGCTTTTGCCTGGCAGGTAGAGATCAATATAGGTGAGCTTCAGCACCATCTCCGCGGCAGGATAGAGAAAGAAATGGCTTTTCTATCAGAGCAGGCTGAGAGGAATTTGCAACAAGGATACCTGGTACGAATCGAGAAGATGCTGGGATTCGTACGGCGTCATCATTGGGATGTAAACCTCTGGAAGGCTCAGAATATCTATGCTTCAATCTCTGACCCCAACATACTTGAACACCCTGTTTTCAAACATATAGGCAACCTCCTCAATATGAGGCTTGGGTTGCATAAGTAA
- the proB gene encoding glutamate 5-kinase has protein sequence MMVRRERLKLCKRVVIKVGTSTVTHSTGKLNLLRMETLAREIADLQSSGREVCLISSGAVGAGVGKINFPDRPKTLPEKQALAAIGQGRLVHMYEKFFSEYGKTVAQVLLTRDVFSNRLRYLHARHTLSTLFDFGVIPIINENDTVAVDEIKFGDNDTLSAMLACLIDADLLIILSDIDGLFSDDPRINPEARLLPLVEEVSKDLLARSRTKGSKLSSGGMFTKLAAARIVMTSGIPMIIANNKEPNILRRLLDGEELGTLFVPSGSPVQARKQWIAFGSSPHGRIVIDDGAAEAIRKRGKSLLPSGIVKVEGKFSRGEVVSIVDQDEVEIARGMVNFSSDEIGIIAGHHTDEIEKLLGSTDYDEVVHRNNLALV, from the coding sequence ATGATGGTGAGGAGAGAGCGTTTGAAGTTATGTAAACGTGTTGTTATAAAGGTAGGGACAAGCACTGTTACCCACTCCACAGGAAAACTGAATCTGCTTCGTATGGAGACCCTGGCGCGGGAGATTGCGGATCTGCAAAGCAGCGGTCGTGAAGTGTGTCTCATCAGCTCAGGGGCCGTTGGAGCTGGTGTTGGCAAAATTAATTTTCCTGACAGGCCCAAGACCCTCCCGGAAAAGCAGGCTCTCGCCGCCATTGGACAGGGCCGGCTTGTCCACATGTATGAAAAGTTCTTTTCAGAATATGGGAAGACTGTTGCTCAGGTCTTGCTGACCAGGGATGTTTTTTCAAATCGCCTTCGGTATCTTCATGCCCGTCATACGTTGTCGACCCTTTTTGATTTTGGGGTCATTCCTATAATCAACGAGAATGATACAGTGGCAGTCGATGAAATAAAGTTTGGAGATAACGATACACTTTCAGCAATGCTTGCCTGTCTTATCGATGCGGATCTTTTGATCATCCTCTCTGATATTGACGGTCTTTTTAGTGACGATCCTAGAATTAATCCTGAAGCAAGACTTCTCCCTTTGGTGGAAGAAGTGTCTAAGGATCTCCTCGCCCGCTCACGCACCAAGGGGAGCAAACTCTCCAGCGGTGGGATGTTCACAAAACTTGCAGCAGCACGTATCGTTATGACTTCTGGTATTCCTATGATCATTGCCAACAACAAGGAGCCCAATATTTTACGTCGTCTTCTTGATGGTGAAGAGCTTGGGACACTCTTTGTCCCCTCTGGGTCGCCCGTTCAGGCAAGAAAACAGTGGATTGCCTTTGGCAGCTCTCCTCACGGCCGAATTGTCATCGATGATGGGGCGGCAGAGGCTATTCGAAAAAGGGGCAAAAGCCTTCTGCCGTCAGGTATCGTGAAGGTGGAGGGAAAGTTCTCCCGTGGCGAGGTTGTTTCAATTGTGGATCAAGACGAGGTTGAGATAGCTCGTGGAATGGTGAATTTTTCTTCAGACGAGATAGGGATCATTGCCGGCCATCATACTGATGAAATAGAAAAGCTTTTGGGAAGTACTGACTATGATGAAGTTGTCCATCGTAATAATTTAGCCCTGGTATAG
- a CDS encoding glutamate-5-semialdehyde dehydrogenase, whose product MNIKEKVRQMGIQAKKASRFLAVASSEQKNKALYAMARALRDHCKEILEANEKDLEEGRQAGLSYALLERLTLNEKRVEAMAVGLEEIAAFRDPVGEVLGMWSGQGGIRIGRVRVPLGVIGIIYESRPNVTADAAGLCLKAGNSVILRGGKEALHSNRVIAQVISEGATGAGVPEGAINIIDNPDREATMALMKMNDYLDVLIPRGGKGLKKAVQENATVPFIMTGMGNCHIFVDETADMEKAVPIILNAKTQRPSTCNSVETLLVHSNIASQFIPQAMAALHEKGVEIRGDKTVCALDAQALPATDEDWATEYSDLILAVKIAESLDEAINHIAAYSTGHSDAILTESYSNAQKFLNGVDSAAVYVNASTRFTDGGVFGFGAEIGISTQKLHARGPMGVEQLTSTKFIIYGNGQIRE is encoded by the coding sequence ATGAACATAAAAGAAAAAGTGCGGCAGATGGGTATCCAGGCCAAAAAAGCATCTCGTTTTTTGGCTGTAGCTTCTTCAGAGCAGAAAAACAAGGCCCTTTATGCCATGGCCAGAGCTCTTCGTGATCACTGCAAAGAAATATTGGAAGCTAATGAAAAAGATCTGGAAGAGGGGCGTCAGGCTGGGCTATCCTATGCCCTTCTTGAACGTCTCACCCTTAATGAAAAACGAGTTGAGGCTATGGCTGTCGGTCTTGAGGAAATAGCGGCCTTCCGCGACCCAGTGGGAGAAGTGTTGGGAATGTGGTCAGGACAGGGTGGAATTCGTATAGGTCGTGTCAGGGTTCCCCTTGGTGTTATTGGCATCATTTACGAATCCCGCCCCAATGTTACCGCAGATGCTGCCGGTCTTTGCCTTAAGGCAGGGAACAGTGTTATCCTTCGCGGAGGAAAAGAGGCCCTCCACTCGAACAGAGTCATTGCCCAAGTGATCTCCGAAGGCGCGACAGGAGCAGGTGTTCCGGAAGGGGCAATCAATATTATCGATAACCCTGACAGGGAAGCAACAATGGCCCTGATGAAAATGAATGACTATCTCGATGTTCTCATTCCAAGAGGGGGCAAAGGTCTTAAAAAAGCTGTTCAGGAAAATGCGACAGTTCCCTTTATTATGACGGGCATGGGGAATTGCCATATTTTCGTAGACGAAACAGCCGATATGGAAAAGGCTGTTCCTATTATTCTGAATGCTAAAACCCAGCGTCCATCCACCTGTAATTCAGTGGAAACCCTGTTGGTCCACTCCAACATAGCCTCTCAATTCATTCCTCAGGCAATGGCGGCTCTTCACGAAAAAGGAGTGGAGATACGAGGGGATAAAACTGTGTGTGCCCTTGATGCTCAAGCCCTTCCAGCTACAGATGAAGACTGGGCTACAGAATACAGCGATCTTATTTTGGCTGTTAAAATAGCGGAGAGCCTCGATGAAGCTATAAATCATATAGCTGCCTACAGCACTGGTCATAGTGACGCCATCCTAACAGAGAGCTACAGCAATGCTCAGAAATTTCTCAACGGGGTGGATTCCGCGGCAGTCTACGTGAATGCGTCAACTCGTTTTACTGACGGTGGAGTCTTTGGGTTTGGTGCGGAAATCGGCATTAGCACACAAAAACTTCATGCCAGAGGCCCAATGGGCGTTGAGCAGCTGACGTCAACTAAATTTATTATTTATGGAAACGGACAGATCAGGGAATAA
- a CDS encoding DUF554 domain-containing protein, whose protein sequence is MNFFIGNIPASGSIVNCLAVIVGSTLGLLFRSRLPQRYINMAFQVLGLFTLFLGFLMAQKTANFLILVFSMVGGGMIGEALDLDGRFSRFSEKVSQRFKTSGQSFAEGFLTSTLLFCIGSMAILGAIEEGLGLYPNLLITKSLLDGVSSLALATSLGGGVLLSAFSVLFYQGGLTLLASSLQPILSESVINEISAAGGLMLIALGLSLLEIKRFKVTNMLPALVIAAILGSFFVH, encoded by the coding sequence GTGAATTTTTTTATTGGTAACATTCCTGCATCTGGAAGTATTGTCAACTGTCTGGCTGTCATCGTTGGAAGTACCCTAGGACTTTTATTCAGGTCCAGGCTTCCTCAACGCTATATAAATATGGCTTTTCAGGTCCTTGGCCTATTCACTCTTTTTCTTGGATTTCTCATGGCACAGAAAACCGCAAATTTTCTCATTCTCGTTTTTAGCATGGTTGGGGGAGGAATGATCGGGGAAGCCCTTGACCTCGATGGCCGTTTTAGCCGCTTCTCAGAAAAGGTGAGCCAGAGATTCAAGACGAGCGGTCAGAGCTTCGCTGAAGGATTTCTTACTTCCACTCTCCTCTTCTGCATAGGCTCAATGGCCATACTCGGAGCAATAGAAGAGGGGTTGGGGCTTTACCCCAACCTCCTCATAACCAAATCTCTGCTCGACGGCGTATCTTCCCTTGCCCTCGCCACTTCCCTTGGGGGAGGAGTATTGCTTTCCGCCTTTTCCGTTCTTTTTTACCAGGGAGGACTTACTCTTCTTGCCAGCTCTCTACAGCCAATTCTGTCCGAAAGCGTTATTAACGAAATATCGGCGGCGGGAGGGCTTATGCTTATTGCCCTAGGTCTTTCACTTCTTGAGATCAAGCGCTTTAAAGTGACCAACATGCTCCCGGCTCTTGTTATTGCAGCGATTCTCGGGAGTTTCTTTGTTCATTAA
- a CDS encoding ABC transporter permease, whose translation MEMLIPILAAAVRSGTPILYATLGEIITEKAGILNLGLEGIMLVGAYTGFAATYKTGNPWIGVIAAFLIGGLMAAIHAFITITLKGNQVVSGLALTMFGTGASSLLGRSYIGFTIKGLDKIPLPILSDIPVIGPVLFNNDALIYVSFVLVLLLYMFFSRTRNGLYLRAVGDNPRAADAMGINVDRTRYIYTLIGGGIVAVGGAYMSIAYTKMWAELMTAGRGWISVALVIFAIWNPFRAAFGAYLFGGVEAFQLRLQAAGTSIPTPLLMMLPYIMTILVLFFISVSQGKGILFGAPASLGQPFFREERD comes from the coding sequence ATGGAAATGCTCATACCTATCCTTGCAGCAGCCGTACGAAGTGGCACTCCCATCCTCTACGCAACCCTTGGAGAGATCATTACAGAAAAAGCTGGTATTCTAAATCTGGGACTTGAAGGGATCATGCTTGTGGGAGCCTATACTGGTTTTGCCGCCACCTATAAAACTGGCAACCCCTGGATCGGTGTCATTGCCGCTTTTCTTATCGGGGGCCTAATGGCCGCGATCCATGCCTTTATAACCATTACATTAAAAGGCAACCAGGTGGTAAGCGGTCTCGCCCTAACAATGTTCGGGACAGGGGCCAGTTCCCTCCTGGGGCGGTCTTATATTGGCTTTACCATTAAGGGGCTTGACAAAATCCCCCTGCCGATACTCTCGGATATACCTGTCATAGGGCCTGTTCTTTTTAATAACGACGCCCTTATTTATGTATCTTTTGTGCTCGTACTTCTGCTTTATATGTTCTTCTCGCGAACTCGAAACGGGCTGTATCTCAGAGCTGTAGGGGACAATCCCCGGGCAGCGGATGCCATGGGGATAAACGTAGACCGCACCCGTTATATATATACCCTCATTGGCGGAGGGATTGTTGCTGTTGGAGGGGCATACATGTCCATTGCCTATACAAAAATGTGGGCGGAGCTCATGACAGCGGGCCGAGGCTGGATTTCTGTAGCCCTTGTTATTTTTGCCATCTGGAACCCCTTCCGTGCAGCCTTCGGAGCTTACCTTTTTGGAGGAGTAGAAGCTTTTCAGCTTCGTCTGCAAGCCGCTGGCACAAGCATCCCGACTCCTCTTCTCATGATGTTGCCCTATATAATGACGATTCTAGTTCTCTTTTTTATCTCTGTAAGCCAGGGAAAAGGAATTCTTTTTGGAGCTCCAGCCTCCCTCGGACAACCCTTCTTTCGGGAAGAGAGAGATTAG
- a CDS encoding ABC transporter permease gives MKYLKVERRLITPAWFTVAIPLFAIILALVTGAVFLYFMGVSPLQTYTSMFKASFGDTYGLTETIVKAIPLAMAGIAVTLSFKMLIWNIGAEGQILMGALATAAAVRYFFVDQPFIMFWIMFAAAATAGGIWAAFAGYLKARWNVNEIITTLMLNYIVLNMVDYFVYGPWRDPASLGFPMTAPFPNAARLPLLGDTRIHTGLFLAIFLAFFFWALLKWTRWGYEIRVIGENPKAATFAGMNYLRNAVMVMFVSGAIAGLAGMCEIAGLQGRLQHGSSAGYGYTAIIVAWLARLNPLTVLFVAFLIGALFVGGDTLQIVMRLPLSSILVLQGLLLFFVLGGEFFRRYRIRIIWRGDN, from the coding sequence ATGAAATACTTAAAAGTGGAGAGGCGTCTTATCACACCAGCCTGGTTTACCGTGGCTATTCCTCTTTTTGCCATTATACTGGCCCTTGTTACAGGTGCTGTCTTTTTATACTTTATGGGGGTTTCACCTCTTCAGACATACACATCTATGTTTAAAGCCTCTTTCGGGGATACTTACGGCCTCACCGAAACAATTGTCAAAGCAATCCCCCTGGCCATGGCTGGCATTGCAGTAACCCTTTCTTTCAAAATGCTAATATGGAACATTGGCGCAGAAGGCCAAATACTCATGGGTGCTCTGGCAACAGCGGCCGCTGTACGCTATTTTTTTGTTGACCAGCCTTTCATAATGTTCTGGATCATGTTTGCCGCGGCAGCCACTGCTGGCGGAATATGGGCCGCCTTCGCCGGATATCTCAAGGCCAGGTGGAATGTAAACGAGATCATCACGACTCTTATGCTGAACTATATCGTTCTCAATATGGTCGATTACTTCGTCTATGGTCCGTGGAGGGATCCGGCAAGCCTGGGCTTCCCCATGACAGCCCCCTTTCCCAATGCAGCCCGCCTTCCTCTTCTTGGCGACACCCGCATTCACACAGGGCTTTTTTTGGCAATTTTTCTAGCCTTCTTCTTCTGGGCCCTTCTTAAATGGACACGGTGGGGCTATGAGATCCGAGTCATCGGGGAAAATCCCAAGGCCGCAACTTTTGCGGGAATGAACTACTTGCGCAACGCAGTAATGGTCATGTTTGTTTCCGGGGCAATAGCCGGTCTTGCCGGCATGTGCGAAATAGCGGGACTCCAGGGACGCCTTCAGCATGGCAGCTCTGCTGGATACGGTTATACCGCCATTATTGTAGCCTGGCTGGCGCGCCTTAATCCCCTTACTGTTCTCTTTGTCGCTTTTCTTATTGGAGCTTTGTTTGTGGGCGGAGATACGCTGCAAATTGTAATGCGCCTCCCCCTTTCAAGCATTTTAGTACTCCAGGGGCTGCTCCTCTTTTTTGTGTTAGGCGGAGAGTTCTTTAGACGATACCGAATTCGAATTATCTGGAGAGGGGACAACTGA
- a CDS encoding ABC transporter ATP-binding protein, whose translation MKGNVAMEKAKTASPLVQMQEITKEFAGIVANHNIDFDVNRGEVHALLGENGAGKSTLMNILYGLYNPDRGHILIDGKKVSFSSPKDAIAAGIGMVHQHFMLIPSQTVWENMILGLEGLPQLLPKKEIHQQIIDISRQYGLEVDPDAKIWQLSIGEQQRVAILQMLYRKAQVLILDEPTAVLTPQEALRLFSTIQQMTAEGHGIVFISHKLDEVLSLSDRISILRKGEKTGTVQTAATSKEQLAELMMGRKVSFTVARKSSAPGKQILQSKKITVLGDRGIPVVKDLSIDVREREILGLAGIAGNGQQELCEALAGLRPLKEGRIMIDDEELTHQPPKQFIARGVRYIPADRKGTGLVPNMDIKENSILKKYWNKPVARGPMIDWKAVFSHAINLVKKYSVSTPSIETPVKNLSGGNLQKLMLGRELCDAPKALIAVHPTWGLDVAATQFVREQLLLERDRGAAVFLVSEDLEELLSLSDRLAVIFKGEIMGILDHPEEATPEMLGLMMAGTPLSSIKEGAIAR comes from the coding sequence ATGAAAGGAAACGTTGCTATGGAAAAAGCAAAAACAGCATCGCCACTTGTACAGATGCAGGAAATCACAAAAGAGTTTGCCGGCATCGTCGCAAACCATAACATAGATTTTGATGTTAACCGCGGAGAAGTCCATGCCCTCCTTGGTGAAAACGGCGCAGGGAAATCGACGCTCATGAACATCTTATATGGTTTATATAACCCGGACAGAGGGCACATACTGATAGATGGGAAGAAAGTTTCCTTCTCTTCACCGAAAGATGCCATTGCTGCTGGTATAGGAATGGTTCATCAGCATTTTATGCTGATTCCAAGCCAAACCGTCTGGGAAAATATGATCCTTGGCCTAGAGGGTCTGCCGCAGCTTCTTCCCAAAAAAGAAATACATCAGCAGATCATTGACATTTCCAGGCAATATGGACTGGAAGTTGATCCGGATGCCAAAATATGGCAGCTTTCAATCGGAGAACAGCAACGTGTAGCTATTTTACAAATGCTCTATCGAAAAGCCCAGGTTTTGATTCTTGATGAACCTACTGCTGTACTAACTCCTCAGGAGGCACTTCGCCTTTTCAGCACCATTCAGCAAATGACAGCAGAAGGTCACGGCATTGTCTTTATTTCTCATAAACTTGACGAAGTTCTCTCACTATCAGATCGCATCAGCATTCTTCGAAAAGGAGAGAAGACCGGAACTGTACAAACAGCCGCCACATCAAAGGAACAGCTTGCAGAACTCATGATGGGGAGAAAGGTTTCATTTACTGTTGCCAGAAAAAGCTCTGCCCCCGGAAAACAGATTCTCCAGTCTAAAAAAATAACAGTTTTAGGTGACAGAGGCATTCCGGTGGTAAAGGACCTTTCCATAGATGTTCGGGAACGGGAAATCCTGGGGCTTGCGGGCATTGCCGGAAATGGACAGCAGGAACTCTGCGAAGCCCTGGCAGGACTTCGCCCTCTAAAGGAAGGGCGCATTATGATTGATGACGAAGAATTGACCCACCAACCCCCAAAACAATTCATCGCCAGGGGCGTTCGCTATATACCCGCAGATCGGAAAGGGACTGGTCTCGTACCAAATATGGATATTAAAGAGAACTCTATACTAAAAAAATATTGGAACAAACCCGTAGCCAGAGGGCCAATGATCGACTGGAAAGCCGTTTTTTCCCACGCCATCAACCTCGTAAAAAAATATAGTGTCAGCACACCGTCCATCGAAACCCCAGTAAAGAACCTTTCAGGGGGCAATCTGCAAAAGCTGATGCTGGGAAGAGAGCTTTGCGATGCTCCTAAAGCACTTATAGCCGTTCACCCAACCTGGGGCCTCGATGTGGCAGCAACTCAGTTTGTGCGAGAACAGCTTCTTCTGGAACGTGACCGTGGAGCTGCTGTTTTTCTTGTTTCGGAAGATTTAGAAGAACTGCTTTCTTTAAGCGATAGACTCGCTGTTATATTCAAGGGAGAAATTATGGGCATTCTCGACCATCCAGAAGAAGCAACGCCTGAAATGCTGGGCCTCATGATGGCAGGGACCCCCCTCTCATCTATAAAGGAAGGGGCTATAGCGAGATGA
- a CDS encoding BMP family ABC transporter substrate-binding protein has product MKRSLIVLFVALSVALCGTAFAMEAIPAEKINCGFVYIGPVGDGGWTYMHDQGRLEMESAFPGLKSSYVESVPEGPDSARVMETFVRNGSKVIFATSFGYMDFVQDVAKRYPDVVFMHCSGYKRADNVGIYFGRMYQARYLSGLVAGKMTKNNVIGFVAAHPIPEVIRGINAFTQGVRKANPEAEVKVVWLFSWFDPGKEKEATKALIDSGADVISMHADSGAAPQTAEEAGVYVVGYNNDMSQYAPTKHLTAPIWDWGIVYKRVIEQVTMGTWKSEDIWWGLKEGMVGLSKYGKDVPEEVKKLVEEEKTRIISGEWDVFDGPIKDQSGTIKVEAGQSLSDGDKLSMNWFVEGVKGDIPK; this is encoded by the coding sequence ATGAAAAGAAGTTTAATCGTCTTGTTCGTCGCGCTCAGTGTCGCTCTTTGCGGAACAGCTTTCGCCATGGAAGCTATCCCGGCAGAAAAGATCAATTGCGGCTTTGTATATATTGGTCCCGTGGGCGATGGAGGGTGGACCTATATGCATGACCAGGGACGTCTCGAGATGGAGTCCGCTTTCCCCGGGCTCAAATCGAGTTATGTTGAGTCTGTCCCAGAAGGACCAGACTCAGCTCGCGTTATGGAAACCTTTGTCCGCAACGGATCAAAAGTCATCTTCGCTACATCCTTTGGCTACATGGACTTTGTACAAGATGTGGCAAAACGCTATCCTGACGTGGTCTTTATGCACTGCTCCGGCTATAAAAGAGCAGACAACGTGGGCATCTACTTCGGAAGAATGTACCAGGCACGATATCTTTCCGGTCTCGTTGCCGGGAAAATGACAAAAAATAACGTCATCGGCTTTGTAGCTGCTCATCCAATTCCTGAAGTTATCCGTGGTATCAATGCTTTTACCCAGGGAGTGAGGAAAGCCAACCCTGAGGCCGAAGTCAAAGTCGTTTGGCTTTTCTCATGGTTCGATCCAGGCAAAGAAAAAGAAGCGACTAAAGCTCTCATCGATTCTGGAGCGGATGTCATCTCCATGCATGCAGACAGCGGTGCCGCCCCACAGACTGCAGAAGAAGCCGGAGTCTATGTCGTCGGTTATAATAACGACATGAGCCAGTATGCTCCTACAAAACACCTCACCGCCCCCATCTGGGACTGGGGAATTGTCTATAAACGTGTTATAGAGCAAGTCACCATGGGAACATGGAAATCTGAGGATATTTGGTGGGGATTAAAAGAAGGGATGGTCGGTTTATCTAAGTATGGAAAAGATGTTCCGGAAGAAGTGAAAAAGCTTGTTGAAGAGGAGAAAACAAGAATTATTTCTGGCGAATGGGATGTTTTTGATGGCCCTATTAAAGATCAAAGCGGTACAATAAAGGTTGAAGCTGGGCAATCGCTTTCAGATGGAGACAAGCTCTCTATGAACTGGTTTGTAGAAGGTGTGAAAGGGGACATTCCTAAATAA
- the gpt gene encoding xanthine phosphoribosyltransferase, with the protein MGSEDRYHKTYPVSWDQLHRDCKALAWQLLPRKWEKIIGIARGGLIPAAIIARELNIRLVDTVCISSYTIRTQGEANILKGINGDGENCLIIDDLVDTGKTARVVRKMLPKAYFATVYAKPEGSPFVDTYITQVSQDTWILFPWDSETAYSTPLVDRKE; encoded by the coding sequence ATGGGCAGCGAAGATCGTTATCACAAAACCTATCCTGTTTCCTGGGACCAGCTTCATCGAGACTGTAAAGCTTTGGCATGGCAGCTTCTTCCCAGGAAGTGGGAGAAGATAATTGGAATTGCGCGAGGAGGGCTTATCCCTGCTGCTATTATAGCGAGAGAGTTGAATATCCGTCTCGTGGATACAGTCTGTATTTCAAGTTATACTATTCGTACCCAGGGAGAGGCGAATATTTTAAAAGGGATTAACGGAGACGGTGAAAACTGTCTCATTATCGATGATCTCGTCGATACTGGGAAAACTGCACGAGTTGTGAGGAAGATGCTTCCAAAGGCTTATTTTGCGACGGTTTATGCCAAACCTGAGGGAAGTCCCTTTGTTGATACGTACATAACCCAGGTCAGTCAGGATACGTGGATCCTCTTCCCGTGGGATTCTGAGACGGCATATTCCACGCCTCTGGTGGACCGTAAGGAATAA